A single genomic interval of Candidatus Binatus sp. harbors:
- a CDS encoding aspartate aminotransferase family protein, with translation MTNTSHGKLPAIKTAIPGPKSKEIFNTEQSYIAPGRQRISLLAGIAFDHGEGATLTDADGNTYVDFFAGVAVASLGHGHPGLAQALSKQASRLIVGTFATKERAEAFKLLSEVAPANLKRAHLYSGGAEAVEAAIRLARSATKKHEVASFWGGFHGKTGGVIGLIGDESKQGYGPLQGGQYTVPYADCYRCPFKLKYPDCGLYCVDFARQQIKMSSGGALAAIIAEPMQGTAGNVIPPDDWMPAIKSVAKDLGAMLIADEMITGFGRTGKWWGVEHSGVTPDIVTIGKGMGSGFPVSGVLLSDELGKAEPFSKPSASSSSYGGNPLAAVAVAETIRTIEKEGLVENSRRIGALMLSRLMALKEKYEFVGDVRGRGLLIGVELVRDRKTKELLGKRVTELIFAECLKRGLVIMGYFPKIRINPALVITEAQAEAGIAILDEVFAHVRDRVDWRTA, from the coding sequence ATGACAAACACCAGCCACGGCAAACTGCCTGCGATCAAGACCGCGATTCCGGGTCCCAAATCGAAGGAAATTTTCAACACCGAACAGAGCTATATCGCGCCCGGCCGGCAGCGAATCTCGCTGCTGGCGGGAATCGCGTTCGATCACGGCGAAGGCGCGACGCTGACCGACGCCGACGGCAACACCTACGTCGATTTCTTCGCGGGGGTGGCGGTGGCGAGCCTCGGCCATGGGCATCCGGGGCTGGCGCAGGCGCTCTCGAAGCAGGCGTCGCGGCTGATCGTCGGCACGTTCGCGACCAAAGAGCGCGCGGAGGCATTCAAGCTGCTGAGCGAAGTCGCGCCGGCGAATCTGAAACGCGCGCATCTCTATAGCGGCGGCGCAGAAGCGGTCGAGGCGGCGATTCGGCTTGCGCGATCGGCCACCAAAAAGCATGAGGTCGCGAGCTTCTGGGGCGGATTTCACGGCAAGACCGGCGGCGTGATCGGGCTTATCGGCGACGAATCGAAGCAAGGCTACGGTCCGCTGCAGGGCGGACAATACACGGTGCCGTATGCCGACTGTTATCGATGCCCATTCAAGCTGAAATATCCGGACTGCGGACTTTATTGCGTCGATTTCGCGCGCCAGCAGATCAAGATGAGTTCGGGCGGCGCGCTTGCGGCGATTATCGCGGAACCGATGCAGGGCACCGCGGGCAACGTGATTCCGCCGGACGACTGGATGCCGGCAATCAAGTCGGTCGCGAAGGATCTCGGCGCGATGCTGATCGCCGACGAGATGATCACCGGCTTCGGCCGCACCGGCAAATGGTGGGGCGTCGAGCATAGCGGCGTCACGCCCGATATCGTCACGATCGGCAAGGGCATGGGCTCGGGCTTCCCGGTGTCGGGCGTGCTGCTGAGCGACGAGTTGGGCAAAGCGGAGCCGTTCTCGAAGCCGAGTGCGTCGTCTTCGAGCTACGGCGGGAATCCGCTGGCGGCGGTCGCGGTCGCGGAGACGATACGCACGATCGAGAAAGAAGGCCTGGTCGAGAACTCGCGGCGAATCGGCGCGCTGATGCTGAGCCGCTTGATGGCGCTGAAAGAAAAATACGAATTCGTCGGCGACGTGCGCGGCAGGGGCCTGCTGATCGGCGTCGAACTGGTGCGCGATCGCAAGACCAAAGAACTGCTCGGCAAGCGGGTCACCGAACTGATTTTTGCCGAATGCCTGAAGCGCGGACTCGTCATCATGGGCTACTTCCCCAAGATTCGGATCAATCCGGCGCTGGTGATCACGGAAGCGCAGGCCGAGGCGGGAATCGCGATTCTCGACGAAGTGTTTGCGCACGTGCGCGATCGCGTCGATTGGCGCACTGCGTAG
- a CDS encoding phospholipid-binding protein MlaC, with the protein MIIIFLALFFLAATPRLSSALAADTTGPAEMIVRQMLESMSKLRTTKDNAARTELIAKIDDSLAIDSLSRTALGAQWSKLGRAERARFANLLRELLQKLAYPEASQFFTGLEVQFGKEQIKQARRIVSTTVKRAEGGAVSIDYVLGKVGPRWRVIDIILDGQSLASNVAAQIQAVLKQGSYDSLMAQMEAKLKQLDS; encoded by the coding sequence ATGATCATCATTTTTCTTGCGCTATTTTTCCTGGCGGCGACCCCCCGCCTCTCATCCGCCCTCGCCGCCGACACTACGGGTCCAGCCGAAATGATCGTGCGCCAGATGCTCGAATCAATGAGCAAGCTGCGTACCACCAAAGATAACGCCGCGAGAACTGAACTAATCGCGAAAATCGACGATTCGCTCGCGATCGATTCGCTCTCCCGGACCGCACTTGGCGCCCAATGGAGCAAACTCGGCCGCGCCGAACGCGCCCGATTTGCCAATCTGCTCCGCGAATTGCTGCAAAAGCTCGCCTACCCCGAAGCTTCCCAATTCTTCACCGGCTTGGAGGTTCAGTTCGGCAAGGAGCAAATCAAGCAGGCGCGTCGAATCGTGTCGACCACCGTCAAACGCGCCGAGGGCGGCGCGGTTTCGATCGATTATGTGCTCGGCAAGGTTGGTCCGCGATGGCGCGTGATCGATATCATCCTCGACGGACAGAGCCTCGCGAGCAACGTCGCGGCGCAGATTCAGGCGGTTCTGAAACAGGGATCGTATGACAGCCTGATGGCGCAGATGGAGGCCAAGCTCAAACAGCTCGACTCATAA
- a CDS encoding HAD-IIIA family hydrolase, producing MADITGNAAYFFDLAGTLVKFDDNRELPLDANGKVVIELMPGVAEKLAPIRDRLMFVVTNQAGIKRGRLTAEKVEAAIVALDLKLGEILTGWQVCPHTDADRCECRKPKGGMIRELAEIYGVDLKASAMIGDQEVDRLAGEAAGVAEFVWAKDFFAAK from the coding sequence ATGGCCGATATCACGGGGAACGCCGCGTACTTTTTCGACCTCGCGGGCACGCTGGTCAAGTTCGACGACAATCGCGAACTGCCGCTCGACGCCAACGGCAAAGTTGTGATCGAGTTGATGCCGGGAGTCGCTGAAAAACTCGCGCCGATTCGCGACCGTCTGATGTTCGTCGTCACCAATCAGGCGGGAATCAAGCGCGGGCGGCTGACGGCGGAGAAAGTCGAAGCCGCGATCGTCGCGCTGGATTTGAAGCTCGGCGAGATCCTGACGGGATGGCAAGTATGCCCGCATACCGACGCCGATCGATGCGAATGCCGCAAGCCCAAGGGCGGCATGATCCGCGAACTCGCGGAGATTTACGGCGTCGACCTGAAGGCGTCGGCGATGATCGGCGATCAGGAAGTCGATCGGCTCGCGGGCGAAGCGGCGGGCGTTGCAGAATTTGTCTGGGCGAAAGATTTCTTCGCGGCAAAGTAG
- a CDS encoding zinc ribbon domain-containing protein yields MPIYEYRCDKCRRVTSVLTTRISAKVVAVCDKCGSKKMSRLMSRFAMPRSEESRLESLADPSKIGDVDENDPKSLARMMKRMGTEMGDEFSGPEFDEAVEELESGGDLSGDDPASDDEA; encoded by the coding sequence ATGCCTATTTACGAATATCGATGCGACAAATGCCGCCGCGTCACCAGCGTGCTGACGACTCGCATCAGCGCTAAGGTCGTCGCGGTTTGCGACAAATGCGGCAGCAAGAAGATGAGCCGCCTGATGTCGCGCTTTGCGATGCCGCGCAGCGAGGAATCGCGCCTCGAGTCGCTTGCCGATCCGTCGAAAATCGGCGACGTCGATGAAAACGATCCCAAGAGCCTCGCGCGGATGATGAAGCGGATGGGCACCGAGATGGGCGACGAATTCAGCGGCCCCGAATTCGACGAAGCAGTCGAGGAACTCGAGAGTGGCGGCGATCTAAGCGGCGACGACCCCGCCTCCGACGACGAGGCCTAG
- a CDS encoding LLM class F420-dependent oxidoreductase produces the protein MKIGLLTPFDGKNANPAEFARVAESLGFESLWVPEHPAFPANPSTPFPGGGAIPPMYHQMADQMVALSMAAAVTKNLKLATGICLVPEHEPLALANQIATLDSFSNGRFIFGIGAGWLREECDLFGVDFPHRWTQTAELIAAMRALWTEDAPSFEGKYVKFPPVKIYPKPAQKKGPPVVIGSLDKNALKRVAKWADGWCPIRLKADVFKAKVEELKRECAAIGRDFGSLDITIMGGIGGDRARVQEGLKEYAAAGAQRFVVGLGEFTPATFESVLKKVAGLYL, from the coding sequence ATGAAGATTGGATTACTGACACCGTTCGACGGCAAGAATGCAAACCCGGCCGAGTTCGCGCGCGTCGCGGAATCGCTCGGCTTCGAGTCGCTCTGGGTGCCGGAGCATCCGGCGTTCCCGGCCAATCCATCGACGCCGTTTCCGGGCGGCGGCGCGATTCCACCGATGTATCATCAGATGGCCGATCAGATGGTGGCGCTCAGCATGGCGGCCGCGGTGACGAAGAATCTCAAGCTCGCGACCGGGATTTGCCTGGTGCCGGAGCACGAGCCGCTCGCGCTGGCGAATCAGATCGCGACGCTCGATTCATTTTCGAATGGGCGGTTCATTTTCGGTATCGGCGCGGGATGGCTGCGCGAAGAATGCGATCTGTTCGGCGTCGATTTTCCGCATCGATGGACGCAGACGGCTGAGTTGATCGCGGCGATGCGCGCGCTTTGGACGGAGGATGCGCCGTCATTCGAAGGCAAGTACGTGAAGTTTCCGCCGGTCAAGATTTATCCCAAGCCGGCGCAGAAAAAAGGACCGCCGGTCGTGATCGGCAGCCTCGACAAGAATGCGCTGAAGCGCGTGGCCAAGTGGGCCGACGGATGGTGCCCGATTCGGCTCAAGGCTGATGTGTTCAAGGCAAAGGTCGAGGAGTTGAAGCGCGAGTGCGCGGCGATCGGTCGCGACTTCGGGAGTTTGGACATCACGATCATGGGCGGAATCGGCGGCGATCGCGCGAGAGTACAGGAAGGACTGAAGGAATATGCGGCGGCGGGCGCGCAGAGGTTCGTGGTCGGGCTCGGCGAGTTCACGCCCGCGACGTTCGAGAGCGTGCTGAAGAAGGTGGCCGGCTTGTATCTGTAA
- a CDS encoding QueT transporter family protein: protein MIAESETGFESTSELRLMWRNTRMVVLCAISAALYAAVLVPFKVVPLIPGVTELRPANAIPIVCSFLFGPAAAWGSAIGNMIGDFFGGVSPGDIFGFFANLVYGWIPYKVWQVIGRGESPVARTPSAILKYVIACLAASVLCADLVGWGDNLLVIRPFAMLGNVIIFNNMASALLLAPFILAAVYPRVKKGRMLYEDMMPEVKRRPMAIRIVGFSMLIAGETGAWLFGNLLSAGLWMPTFLPAAMMVAPYDKPIAIIVSPFILLAFAGLFLM from the coding sequence TTGATAGCGGAATCAGAAACCGGCTTTGAATCGACCAGCGAGTTGCGCCTGATGTGGCGCAACACGCGGATGGTCGTGCTGTGCGCGATTTCGGCGGCGCTGTATGCGGCGGTGCTGGTGCCGTTCAAAGTGGTGCCGTTGATACCGGGCGTCACCGAACTCCGGCCGGCCAATGCGATACCGATCGTATGCTCGTTCCTGTTCGGGCCGGCGGCGGCGTGGGGATCGGCGATCGGCAACATGATCGGCGATTTTTTCGGCGGCGTGTCGCCCGGCGACATCTTCGGATTTTTTGCGAACCTGGTGTACGGCTGGATTCCGTACAAGGTGTGGCAGGTGATCGGGCGGGGCGAGAGTCCGGTCGCGCGGACGCCGTCGGCGATTCTGAAGTACGTGATCGCGTGCCTGGCGGCGAGCGTGCTCTGCGCGGATCTGGTGGGATGGGGCGACAATCTGCTGGTGATCAGGCCGTTCGCGATGCTCGGCAACGTGATCATCTTCAACAACATGGCGTCGGCGTTGTTGCTTGCGCCGTTCATTTTGGCGGCGGTGTATCCGCGGGTCAAAAAAGGCCGGATGCTGTACGAGGACATGATGCCGGAAGTCAAGCGCCGCCCGATGGCGATACGAATCGTCGGCTTCTCGATGCTGATCGCGGGCGAAACTGGCGCGTGGCTGTTCGGCAATCTGCTGTCGGCGGGACTCTGGATGCCGACGTTCCTGCCGGCGGCGATGATGGTCGCGCCGTACGACAAGCCGATCGCGATAATCGTGAGCCCGTTTATCCTGCTGGCGTTCGCGGGACTGTTCCTGATGTGA
- a CDS encoding Eco29kI family restriction endonuclease — translation MPDPADNEHHFEFDLDRGIRAQVVEMLEASPLLPLKKGVGPQTSGIYALYFKRKLVYVGKASKGTTKSKRTLRARLSEHVTKIASRQNITLNDMQCRYLTFSSEWWVFAAEFALMVHYEPEWNESGFGSKQPGVGRPGTHRVGRWDALYPKNSSR, via the coding sequence ATGCCCGACCCTGCCGACAATGAACACCACTTCGAGTTCGACCTGGACCGGGGTATTCGCGCCCAGGTTGTCGAGATGTTGGAAGCGAGTCCGCTTCTCCCATTGAAGAAGGGCGTAGGACCACAGACGAGCGGGATTTACGCGCTCTACTTCAAGAGGAAACTCGTTTACGTCGGGAAGGCGTCCAAGGGCACCACCAAAAGTAAGCGGACACTGCGCGCCCGCCTTAGCGAGCACGTCACTAAGATCGCAAGCCGACAAAATATCACCCTGAATGATATGCAGTGTCGTTATCTGACATTTTCCAGTGAATGGTGGGTGTTCGCGGCGGAATTTGCCCTCATGGTCCACTACGAACCGGAGTGGAACGAAAGCGGGTTCGGAAGCAAGCAGCCGGGCGTGGGCCGTCCTGGGACTCACCGAGTAGGCCGATGGGATGCGCTATACCCGAAGAACTCATCGCGATGA
- a CDS encoding HAD family hydrolase — protein sequence MALLFDFGGTLDGPSHWLDRFLAQYRAAGIDITRAEVDPAFDHATRTGYRATRVLARFGLKDLVRFIVGHQVEYLRKDGPERIRSMIEASGAAGRHRMVEQVTASFVAETAAGLEHSRGVLTALKARFKLGVVSNFYGNLDRILAEFRLDRLMSAVADSSKIGIFKPELGIFEAAIAQMRVAPETIAMIGDSLGKDCAPAHRLGLHTVWLCSEGARADAENSAEVADRTIRTIDELVELKW from the coding sequence ATGGCACTGCTGTTCGATTTCGGCGGCACGCTCGACGGGCCATCACATTGGCTCGACCGCTTTCTGGCGCAGTACCGGGCGGCGGGCATCGATATAACGCGCGCGGAAGTCGATCCGGCGTTCGATCACGCCACGCGAACGGGATATCGGGCGACCAGGGTGCTCGCGCGGTTCGGGCTTAAGGATTTGGTGCGATTCATTGTGGGCCATCAGGTCGAGTACCTCCGCAAAGACGGGCCGGAGCGAATCCGCTCGATGATCGAGGCGAGCGGCGCCGCGGGAAGGCATCGAATGGTCGAGCAGGTCACGGCGTCGTTCGTCGCGGAGACAGCGGCGGGATTGGAACACAGCCGCGGAGTTTTGACGGCGCTCAAAGCGCGCTTCAAGCTGGGCGTGGTGTCGAATTTCTATGGGAACCTGGATCGCATCCTGGCGGAATTTCGCCTCGATCGATTGATGAGCGCCGTCGCAGATTCGTCTAAGATAGGGATCTTCAAGCCGGAGCTGGGAATCTTCGAGGCTGCAATCGCCCAGATGCGCGTTGCGCCCGAGACGATCGCGATGATCGGCGATTCGCTCGGCAAGGATTGCGCGCCGGCGCATCGATTGGGCCTGCACACCGTATGGTTGTGCAGCGAAGGTGCGCGGGCGGACGCGGAGAATTCGGCAGAGGTCGCGGATCGCACGATTCGAACGATCGACGAATTGGTCGAGCTCAAATGGTGA
- a CDS encoding NTP transferase domain-containing protein: MVTKLQGAIIAAGRGERLRNESSAMPKPLVELGGETMLARQARALIAAGASSVIAVINSETARIAQQMKIDLKIELPAELKIVVRDTPSSMETMLALGEYLEPGWFLAATVDAIVAPAELARFVAEARRMIANRGIAGLVGVLAVTRWRGDRKPLFAELTNDGLIARLGGAEASMVTAGIYLMHTEMFELAESARSLGLDALRRLLGLMLERGMKLGAIEIAGAIDVDEASDLEAARSAIRSYQ; this comes from the coding sequence ATGGTGACCAAACTTCAAGGCGCGATCATCGCGGCGGGCCGCGGAGAACGGCTGCGGAACGAATCGAGTGCGATGCCGAAGCCGTTGGTCGAACTGGGCGGCGAGACGATGCTCGCGCGGCAGGCTCGCGCGCTTATCGCGGCAGGCGCGTCGTCGGTGATCGCGGTGATCAACTCGGAAACAGCGAGAATCGCGCAACAGATGAAAATTGACCTGAAGATCGAGTTGCCGGCCGAATTGAAAATCGTGGTGCGCGATACGCCAAGCTCGATGGAGACGATGCTCGCGCTCGGCGAGTATCTCGAACCGGGATGGTTCCTGGCGGCGACGGTCGATGCGATCGTCGCGCCGGCGGAACTCGCGCGCTTCGTCGCGGAAGCGCGACGCATGATCGCGAATCGCGGTATCGCGGGCCTCGTCGGCGTGCTGGCGGTCACGCGATGGCGCGGCGACCGGAAACCGCTCTTCGCGGAACTGACCAATGACGGATTGATCGCGCGGCTCGGTGGCGCGGAGGCATCGATGGTGACGGCGGGAATCTACCTGATGCACACCGAAATGTTTGAGCTGGCCGAATCGGCGCGGAGCCTCGGGCTGGACGCGCTCCGGCGTCTGCTCGGACTGATGCTCGAGCGCGGGATGAAGCTGGGCGCAATCGAAATCGCAGGCGCGATCGACGTCGACGAAGCGTCGGACCTCGAGGCCGCGCGCAGTGCGATACGGAGTTATCAATGA